In Camelina sativa cultivar DH55 chromosome 13, Cs, whole genome shotgun sequence, the genomic window ATCATCACAAACTTAAGGCGCGTCTGACTTGTAAGGAATTTTTAAAGGGATTTGTTCTCATCATGTTCGATTAAGATGCAAGCTACATACTCAGCTATCTATATAGAGGAATCAAAGATAAGGAACAGAGAATTTCGTTGGaatacaaaacacacaacaagctAACTGCAAGAAGTAAGCATTCCATTTCAGGTTCCTAATACGAAACTTATATCGAATAATATCATTAGATCACAAACCTAAGGAGTTCGCAAGCTACTTAAGAAAGGGATTCACTAATGTCTGATTAGGATGCAAGCTACTTAGTCACCTATTTATATAgaggaatcaaagaaaaagagacataAGAGTGAAGGgtgaaacaaaaaccttaaaGCCGGTCAGATCAGGGACAACATAGTTTGGCAACTTATCTGGCTGCACAACATATCCTCCTGCAAACCATGACACAAAATGTTATAGAAAAGATGtttcaaaaaaccaaatcaaaatatttcatattatacATCTACAAACAATTCTATCATGACCAATTCTGCCAAAATAGAGTTCAAAAGTTGTTGATTTTTCTCCTAAAGAAACTTTCCTCATATCCAAGATTCAAAAAACCTTAGCATTATCTGGTTACTATTTCCCAAACCAAGAAAGAACTACACAAATGTACATGTAAAAACAACTTAAAATCTCAAATTGCAGCAAGTACGACGAGAAGGGATATGCCAAATTTTGAGTTCCAAGTTCTTAGCTTTCCACCtaaataataaaacttaaaatctcaATAGCTAGAACAAATGTACACTGAAACAACTTAAAGTCTCAATTGCACAATAGAAAAAGGGTAACAAGTTGCCCAAAATTGAGTTCATGTATcctaaactcaaaacaaaattgcatCATCAATTAACTTAAAAAAGGTATGCAAGATTCTCTCAAAttggattgtaaaaaaaaaaaaatgaaacctttACGAGTGTGGAAACCAGAAGGTTTACAGTTTTTCCCCTTGTAAAAGTCTCGAGGAGCTCGTTTGGGAGAGAGAATGTCAAGCGACGAAGCTCGCTTTCTTCGGAATGATCTCCCAATCCCCAATAACAACCCTAATGTCATTTTCcaaatctgaagaaaaaaacacttatgTATTgttaaaaatcgaaactttggtTGATTTCGAAAtgtagaagtagaagaagaagaagaagaagaggaggagaagcttTTGCAGAgagaaaatatagggtttttgctttttaaagAAAGGCCCAAAACTAAGAAACAAGGCCCAAGCAATTGTTTACTTTAAGACAAACTATTAAAGGGAACTCACAAAATAAGATGATATATTGTTTGTGTTGGTCCTGTTAGGATGATGTATGGCCTTTAGTAGAGGGTCCTTTGCTTAAGAAGTTCCAGATTGACGTACCAAATTATAAGGTTTGAAAGATGACATAACAATTGGAACCTTTGAAAGATAAAGATGCTAGAACTCTGCTCATGAATAATGCATGTTAATGTCTCTGTTGATAAATACAATCAGTCAACCATCTTGGCGAAAAGGTATCCTTTATTGTAAATCTCTAGccacaatctatatataacagcaatccgaataaataccactaaaagttgtgttttctcaatcatatattttgaataattttttaaagaaatctgtaaaaaatattaaagtatgtgttttacaaaaagttgcgattgttcattgtaacagttttttttgtaaagttgcaacggttcattgtagagttgtatttattcgaatattcgtatcttttgaaatatttatatatttgtatgtttgaactgttttcattctAACTTTTTGccataacacaaaataatataaaattttaatttcagcggtttttattgatttcttaattattctctagcagtcattctttcttttataagtaaataaattcctccaaattaagatttttgaaatgatgaatctaatttataacttttagtTGATTTccaatataaaacttttaatgaaaataccaagagttttttttttccaagatggattatatagtgagtttttggattcgACTTTTGAATATCTATTAAAGATtctttctatttaaaagcaatTTATATAGGTTGCATACATCAGAATTTGGATGCTGCATTACCATTACTACAAAGTCCAGATCAAAAAAGATATCCTCAAGCTATACGGCTATcttgtatatttttcatttgcGTTGGACTCTTTAATTGTAGTAAACGCAAAATGAATAGTtctaaatgatattttttccaGATAAAAGCAATGATTTTGATTCATCACTTCAATATAAAAGGAGAAcctttttgttaaataattttttatatttatttataaaaaatcatacAGCTGCGAAATTTACCTTTtgatctctatatatatttgtctcttcatccataacaaacaaatcatttttcgCTGACACAAATTTTTCGTCATGCTGAATCTAAATAAcatgaattttaatattcaatatccaacatattctataatctaactaaaaaatttagaaatgattatcGTAATATAGAAATGTAATCAACTTTAATTATGTAACTTACATTTGCGTTTATTTATCGTAAATTTTcgtaaaatatgtgtttttaagatttaaatatttaatttttttcgaatttgtgtatttttattataattattggttgataaatttttactcaagatgaaatttattttatgtttaaaattattttatcagaaaattacatttacttattataatcGTTTTGATATTCTCACTTAGGATCACTTcgtcataatatttgtttatgagtATAGAAATATCAATAACTGTTATGATGCTTGTTAAtccttataataattttttatataatatctgATACTTATAATACATACAAATTATAAGTAGAGTTGTCTCGATTCaatgatttttcatttaataatttttaactagAGTTGACTTTTTTTACCATATTATTgttagtataatttttattttgatggttttgttttttaaactcacagttatatatgtttaataattaTTGTTCGGTTAAACTTTTCTCCCTAGagttttttctaattaatttatatttatgaagttttagccctacttattattttattcttttgagataatttttaattttattatttagcatttattttcaaatatttttataggatacaatttaaaatttggattataATTTAACTTGTTTTGAAATACTTCTGCTGCCTTCAGTCCTAGTTAATAGTagtagttaaataaaattaataaaaaaaatcgtaaTGTTTAAAACCTTGCTCTAATCAATGCACAAAAAACAAACGAAACCTTGTATGTATTCAATTCGATTTTATTTGGTTCCGCCTAAAGAAGTC contains:
- the LOC104736926 gene encoding 39S ribosomal protein L41-A, mitochondrial, whose amino-acid sequence is MTLGLLLGIGRSFRRKRASSLDILSPKRAPRDFYKGKNCKPSGFHTRKGGYVVQPDKLPNYVVPDLTGFKLKPYVSQCHVDVNKTNESTEASK